A stretch of the Malus sylvestris chromosome 10, drMalSylv7.2, whole genome shotgun sequence genome encodes the following:
- the LOC126587802 gene encoding 9-cis-epoxycarotenoid dioxygenase NCED2, chloroplastic-like: MSTLPKAPNSNSWAQMHLSFSSSSSVVDPMGFSKRSISLKSSKNRRNSSIIHCALRSPSVLHFPKPPYNTPVITKEATPAKPKTRQLPQWNLLQKAAAMAIDVVEGALVSRERQNPLPKTSDPRVQMAGNYAPVPEQAVRHSLPVTGTIPDCINGVYVRNGANPLHEPVAGHHLFDGDGMVHAVSIDSGSASYACRFTETQRLVQEREMGRPVFPKAIGELHGHSGIARLLLFFARGALGLLDKNQGTGVANAGLVYHNGRLLAMSEDDLPYQVRVTKSGDLETVGRYDFDSQLGSTMIAHPKVDPESGSLHSLSYDVVQKPYLKYFHFSPNGAKSPDVEIPLAGPTMMHDFAITENYVVIPDQQVVFKLGEMITGGSPVIYDKTKMSRFGILKKNEENADDIIWVDSPDTFCFHLWNAWEEPESDEVVVIGSCMTPPDSIFNECDENLKSVLSEIRLNLKTGESTRRAILSESDDVNLEAGMVNRNRLGRKTRFAYLAIAEPWPKVSGFAKVDLFTGEVKKFFYGDKKYGGEPFFVPSTAEGASEDEGYILTFVHDEKKWKSELQIVNAVNMKLEATVKLPSRVPYGFHGTFIESKDLVNQA, translated from the coding sequence ATGTCAACTCTTCCAAAAGCACCTAACTCTAATAGTTGGGCACAAAtgcatctctctttctcttcttcttcatcagtaGTGGATCCTATGGGCTTCTCCAAAAGGTCCATCTCCTTGAAGAGCAGCAAAAACCGTAGAAATTCGAGTATCATTCACTGTGCTTTACGATCTCCCTCAGTTCTTCACTTCCCAAAACCACCCTACAACACACCAGTAATTACCAAGGAAGCCACTCCAGCAAAACCCAAAACACGTCAGCTTCCACAGTGGAATTTACTACAGAAAGCAGCTGCCATGGCGATCGACGTGGTCGAAGGAGCATTAGTCTCACGTGAGCGCCAAAACCCACTTCCCAAAACCTCAGACCCACGTGTCCAAATGGCCGGAAATTACGCTCCTGTGCCGGAGCAAGCCGTCCGCCACTCCTTACCCGTTACCGGCACCATACCCGACTGCATTAACGGCGTCTACGTCCGCAACGGCGCCAACCCATTACACGAGCCCGTGGCCGGGCACCACCTTTTCGACGGCGACGGCATGGTTCACGCCGTCAGCATCGATTCCGGTTCTGCCAGCTACGCCTGCCGGTTCACCGAGACTCAGAGGCTCGTCCAAGAAAGGGAAATGGGGCGACCAGTTTTCCCCAAAGCCATCGGCGAGCTCCACGGCCACTCCGGCATCGCTCGCCTCCTCTTATTTTTCGCACGTGGGGCTTTAGGCCTCCTCGATAAAAACCAGGGCACAGGCGTCGCAAACGCCGGCCTAGTCTACCACAACGGCCGCCTCTTAGCCATGTCGGAAGACGACTTGCCGTACCAGGTCCGGGTCACTAAATCCGGGGACCTCGAAACGGTCGGTCGTTACGATTTCGACAGCCAGCTGGGGTCAACAATGATCGCACACCCAAAGGTCGACCCGGAGTCCGGCTCTCTCCACTCCCTCAGCTACGACGTCGTTCAGAAGCCGTATTTAAAATACTTCCACTTCTCCCCCAATGGCGCGAAATCCCCGGACGTGGAGATCCCATTGGCAGGGcccaccatgatgcatgacttCGCGATCACCGAGAACTACGTCGTGATCCCGGACCAGCAGGTGGTGTTCAAGCTCGGAGAGATGATCACGGGTGGGTCTCCTGTGATCTACGACAAGACCAAGATGTCGCGGTTCGGAATTcttaagaagaatgaggagAACGCCGACGACATCATCTGGGTTGACTCTCCCGACACGTTCTGCTTCCACCTCTGGAACGCGTGGGAGGAGCCCGAGTCGGACGAGGTCGTTGTGATTGGATCCTGCATGACTCCCCCCGACTCAATCTTCAACGAGTGCGATGAGAACCTCAAAAGCGTGCTGTCCGAAATCCGGCTCAATTTGAAAACCGGCGAGTCGACTCGGCGGGCGATTTTGTCTGAGTCGGACGACGTGAATTTGGAGGCGGGAATGGTGAACAGGAACCGACTTGGTAGGAAAACTCGGTTCGCTTACCTCGCAATTGCCGAACCGTGGCCGAAAGTTTCGGGTTTTGCCAAAGTAGATCTTTTCACCGGGGAGGTGAAAAAGTTTTTTTACGGCGATAAGAAGTACGGTGGTGAGCCGTTTTTCGTGCCGAGCACGGCCGAGGGCGCGTCGGAGGACGAAGGTTACATTCTGACGTTCGTTCACGACGAGAAGAAATGGAAGTCGGAGCTTCAGATTGTTAACGCGGTAAATATGAAGTTGGAGGCTACGGTAAAGTTACCTTCAAGGGTACCCT
- the LOC126587808 gene encoding uncharacterized protein LOC126587808, with amino-acid sequence MLHPEIFSGVAGSNPSNLIGCTAVPTGIPSGLSFSFVINGVCELNNDQFQSFTNGMPYLRAHIDGIISYHVKAVTDLDSDLRSNQSACFKERSTGGSLPPHPSQSSGQGEIGRCKTETVLTSKKRKRCSLHEARGSAEMMNALKRPKINSELSMETDKPPHLSQSSGQGEIGLYKTQTALNSIGGKRHCFGEGGGNAEIMNAPSMERDKPPHLSQSSGQGEIGLYKTQTALNSIGGKRHCFGEGGGNAEIMNAPSMERDKPPKRELLLFKDSENCFSGSGIASNVEENQTNLDLSLHL; translated from the exons ATGCTTCATCCTGAAATTTTTTCTGGAGTTGCTGGGAGCAATCCAAGTAATCTCATTG GTTGTACCGCAGTACCAACTGGTATCCCTTCCGGCCTGTCATTCTCTTTTGTCATAAATGGTGTTTGTGAGCTTAATAATGATCAATTTCAATCTTTTACCAATGGTATGCCATACCTTCGGGCTCACATTGATGGTATAATTTCATATCATGTGAAAGCTGTAACTGATCTTGATTCAGATCTCCGCTCAAATCAGTCAGCTTGCTTCAAGGAACGTAGTACTGGTGGTTCCTTGCCTCCACATCCCAGTCAATCTTCTGGCCAAGGCGAAATCGGTCGGTGTAAGACAGAGACTGTCTTAACCTCTAAGAAAAGGAAGCGGTGCTCCTTACATGAAGCCAGAGGAAGTGCTGAGATGATGAATGCACTAAAAAGGCCTAAGATCAACTCTGAGCTGTCAATGGAAACAGATAAGCCTCCACATCTCAGTCAATCTTCAGGCCAAGGTGAAATTGGTCTGTATAAGACACAAACTGCATTAAACTCTATAGGAGGTAAGAGACACTGCTTTGGTGAAGGAGGTGGAAATGCTGAGATCATGAATGCACCGTCAATGGAAAGAGATAAGCCTCCACATCTCAGTCAATCTTCAGGCCAAGGTGAAATTGGTCTGTATAAGACACAAACTGCATTAAACTCTATAGGAGGTAAAAGACACTGCTTTGGTGAAGGAGGTGGAAATGCTGAGATCATGAATGCACCGTCAATGGAAAGAGATAAGCCTCCAAAGAGAGAGCTTCTTCTTTTTAAAGATTCAGAGAACTGCTTTTCAGGATCAGGAATAGCTTCAAATGTGGAGGAAAACCAAACAAATCTTGATCTCTCTCTACATCTGTAG